The Tenacibaculum jejuense genome includes a window with the following:
- a CDS encoding RHS repeat domain-containing protein, producing MRNNLFSIAMLLLSIVGSGQQSLDGSNNSVTDLPNVVPPSPTVANLMKFEEVPVEMYTGQPSISIPLFSKGLDGGLGFSASLSYNTSGVRIDERSGWTGTGWSLFAGGVISRTVMGIHDEAREVNVVGDGAPGDVGSFHSGYYDQVKFLYDFQSGVNDSRNVLGPGLLEYQEFLWNTTYGIQNFDYQSDLFQFNFMGYSGRFIIVNDNNTLVPKLLSSSQRVKIELDYDRSSYEINSFTVKTPNGYQFVFGNEAIETTITHGRKAGQSQSGSFISDDVSSFKESRYTSSWHLTAIKSPNNFTVCNFNYQDIVVNFSSPKSVQRAKAQVDQVTFSSNFGSSNANADYNASLVPPAIISTWNILQVNTKKLKDVVFRDGSKVAFKIKGGHPEQDNSTGCILEKIEVFEATSTIPNKEFIFNYKTSTKNRLFLTGVTEKAGTERQNYNLSYHSEDILPGYGSPEKDAWGYYKAPKLTSNTDLTLIGDVLVNGNINAGLLKEITYPTGGTKEFTFEPHEFSFLGDVLIDPKDIDENYESITAINNITLRGNPLNSGSNNSLFLQIPNDADVSIILGNTSGSSEGINNHYIEIIPANTSDITNLVSLDETTEKIFLKKGSYQVRLNSSSYFPNPNLGPAEVSTRITLRYSRYKGPNVKHKTGGGFRIKEIRFMEGNEQQTKVSYNYPLFDNTTMSRYGISGTSYSSGSFDGALGTRRKSVKRLKVNLRNKFALGQLGAPPCSGNAKDLSFLIERFGRSVEANMSKGNYVGYKNVETYQDNNGKSTMLYTNAIDFPAYDADFYEDISPIYNNTPDKDLDFKRGNLLENIAYDSTGRKVSKTTNQYDYEIISSERYFFKYSENESCSSAISLKGRTFSSFKTYFAFTSCEGCTNPANFIDVRPAYYEYGLPFMKESISKQYFYDALGNETSTTSNTTYDYSLNNYQPLVTKTTNSKGEEIITKTKYAHEVNDNNLKYLHRISEPVEVEVIRKKGTTVTKLSHQKTKYKFFGPDLYLPEMIQTSKGTQALEDRVVYHSYDTKGNPTEVSKADGTSVVYIWGYNETKPIAKIEGATKTEVTSAINGLPSTYYNSLLKIQNLSNVDNDRTQGTLGKEGALRNALQKLRESSILATAQVTTFTYDPLIGVTSITDPRGETVYYEYDVFNRLKVIKNSDGHIVTEHQYNYKN from the coding sequence ATGAGAAATAATTTGTTCAGCATTGCTATGCTGTTATTGTCTATTGTAGGGAGTGGACAACAATCTTTAGATGGCTCTAACAATTCGGTTACAGATCTTCCGAATGTAGTACCACCATCGCCAACTGTGGCTAACCTAATGAAATTTGAAGAAGTACCTGTTGAAATGTATACAGGTCAACCTAGTATTTCAATTCCATTGTTTTCAAAAGGTTTAGATGGAGGTTTAGGTTTTTCTGCATCATTAAGTTACAATACTTCGGGAGTCCGTATTGATGAACGTTCAGGGTGGACTGGCACAGGTTGGTCTTTATTTGCGGGAGGTGTAATTTCTAGAACCGTTATGGGAATTCACGATGAAGCAAGAGAGGTAAATGTAGTTGGAGATGGAGCACCTGGTGACGTAGGATCTTTTCATAGTGGATATTATGATCAGGTGAAGTTCTTATATGATTTTCAATCTGGTGTAAACGATTCTAGAAATGTATTAGGGCCTGGTCTCTTGGAATATCAAGAGTTCTTGTGGAATACAACATACGGGATTCAAAATTTTGATTATCAATCTGATTTATTTCAGTTCAATTTTATGGGATATTCAGGAAGATTTATTATTGTAAATGATAATAACACTTTGGTACCAAAATTATTATCGTCGTCGCAAAGAGTAAAGATTGAATTGGATTATGATAGATCGTCTTATGAGATTAATAGTTTTACTGTTAAAACACCAAATGGATATCAATTTGTGTTTGGAAATGAAGCAATAGAAACAACGATTACTCATGGCAGAAAAGCTGGTCAAAGTCAATCTGGATCTTTTATTAGTGATGATGTTAGCTCTTTTAAAGAGAGTAGATATACATCTTCATGGCATTTAACAGCCATTAAATCTCCGAATAATTTTACTGTTTGTAACTTCAATTATCAAGATATAGTAGTTAATTTTAGTAGTCCTAAAAGTGTTCAAAGAGCCAAAGCTCAGGTAGATCAAGTAACATTTTCTAGTAATTTCGGATCTTCTAATGCAAATGCTGATTACAATGCTTCTTTAGTACCACCAGCAATTATTTCTACATGGAATATTTTACAAGTAAATACAAAGAAGTTAAAAGATGTAGTTTTTAGAGATGGAAGTAAAGTAGCTTTTAAAATAAAGGGAGGTCATCCTGAACAAGACAACTCAACAGGTTGTATATTAGAAAAGATAGAAGTTTTCGAAGCGACGTCAACTATTCCAAATAAAGAGTTTATTTTCAATTATAAAACTTCAACAAAAAACAGATTATTTTTAACTGGAGTTACAGAAAAAGCAGGAACAGAAAGACAAAATTATAATCTGTCTTATCATTCTGAAGATATATTACCTGGTTATGGTAGTCCAGAAAAAGATGCTTGGGGATATTACAAAGCACCTAAACTTACTAGCAACACAGATCTTACATTAATTGGTGACGTTTTAGTAAATGGAAATATTAATGCAGGTTTACTAAAAGAAATTACATACCCAACAGGTGGAACAAAGGAATTTACATTCGAACCACATGAGTTTTCATTTTTAGGAGATGTTTTAATTGATCCTAAAGATATTGATGAAAATTACGAAAGTATAACAGCTATTAATAACATTACATTAAGAGGAAACCCTTTAAATTCAGGTTCAAACAATAGCCTTTTTTTACAGATTCCAAATGATGCAGATGTTTCAATTATTCTAGGAAACACATCAGGAAGTAGTGAAGGAATAAACAACCATTACATCGAAATAATTCCTGCTAATACTTCAGATATTACCAATTTGGTAAGTTTAGATGAAACGACAGAAAAAATATTTTTAAAAAAAGGAAGTTATCAGGTTCGTTTAAACTCTAGTAGTTATTTCCCAAATCCTAATCTAGGTCCAGCAGAAGTATCAACACGTATCACTTTACGTTACAGTAGATATAAGGGACCAAATGTAAAACATAAAACAGGAGGAGGTTTTAGAATTAAAGAGATACGTTTTATGGAAGGAAATGAACAGCAAACAAAAGTAAGTTACAATTACCCTTTGTTTGATAACACTACTATGAGCCGTTATGGAATCTCAGGAACTAGCTACAGTTCTGGATCGTTTGATGGAGCTTTAGGAACAAGGAGGAAATCTGTAAAACGTTTAAAGGTAAATTTAAGAAATAAATTTGCTTTAGGGCAATTAGGAGCTCCACCATGCAGTGGTAATGCTAAAGATTTATCTTTTTTAATTGAACGTTTTGGTAGAAGTGTAGAAGCAAATATGAGTAAAGGGAATTACGTTGGATATAAAAATGTAGAAACCTATCAAGACAATAATGGAAAAAGTACTATGTTGTATACAAATGCCATAGACTTTCCTGCATATGATGCAGATTTTTATGAAGATATTTCACCTATTTATAATAATACTCCAGATAAGGATTTAGATTTTAAAAGAGGAAATTTATTAGAAAATATAGCTTATGATAGTACTGGTAGAAAAGTAAGTAAAACCACAAATCAATATGATTATGAGATTATTTCTAGTGAACGTTATTTTTTCAAATACAGTGAAAATGAATCATGCTCATCTGCAATATCTTTAAAAGGAAGAACATTTAGTAGTTTTAAAACGTATTTTGCATTCACATCTTGTGAAGGCTGTACCAATCCAGCAAATTTTATTGATGTTCGTCCTGCGTATTACGAGTATGGTTTACCATTTATGAAGGAAAGTATTTCAAAGCAATATTTTTACGATGCATTAGGAAATGAGACATCAACAACAAGTAATACTACATACGATTATAGCTTAAATAATTATCAACCTTTAGTTACTAAAACCACCAATAGTAAAGGAGAAGAGATTATTACTAAAACTAAATATGCGCATGAGGTAAATGATAACAACTTAAAATATTTACACCGTATATCAGAACCAGTGGAAGTTGAGGTAATAAGAAAAAAAGGGACAACAGTAACTAAATTAAGTCATCAAAAGACCAAGTATAAGTTTTTTGGACCAGATTTATATCTACCAGAAATGATTCAAACAAGTAAAGGAACTCAAGCTTTAGAGGACCGAGTTGTATATCATAGTTATGACACGAAAGGAAATCCGACAGAAGTTAGTAAAGCAGACGGAACATCAGTCGTTTATATTTGGGGATATAATGAAACCAAACCGATTGCTAAGATCGAAGGAGCTACTAAAACAGAAGTAACTTCAGCAATTAATGGTTTACCGAGTACTTATTATAATTCCTTATTAAAAATCCAGAACTTATCTAATGTAGATAATGATCGTACACAAGGTACATTAGGAAAAGAAGGTGCTTTAAGAAATGCGTTACAAAAATTAAGAGAATCATCAATATTGGCTACGGCTCAAGTAACAACATTCACTTACGACCCTTTAATAGGTGTAACTAGTATTACTGATCCAAGAGGAGAAACGGTGTATTACGAATATGATGTGTTCAACCGTTTAAAAGTGATTAAAAATTCAGACGGTCATATTGTCACAGAACATCAGTACAACTACAAAAACTAA
- a CDS encoding PLP-dependent aminotransferase family protein, translating to MHNNNLFDYIKKVVNNLPTDWLNLTTHRLDIYNESQAKTEFLEQFENLFKNDNADKIALSELPTAYDYIRLGHPLSSVLEWTIAQLNNIASERVISFSSVTIPFLAILRKNLFDQKKTLLVYKDQLPDVFNESIIKEVYGYNFEVQKIADLNHIPEFDGSIVLFSEQENIHEFDFNVNVDFFINSTSELGSILVIKDASNEDYVSEIQHVRRRETIAMTPSNTLIVLQNIVGVSPELVSYNTKANKAKVLNTIANVTGVKTKAITGSSGLSIQYAIMMGLIHHAIENHKGKDIKIIVPPNCYGGTNDQARRVAACLDNVEIMDLPVDGDNDMVKSIDIVLTKVTELDAVPYIIAEIPTNPRVEVPNLEELKSVLSKKRFNANGMPAVEPVFILDQTFCPNVHFLGDNEMLADVKTIAYVSGSKFPSGGKCTAGYCTANTKAAFLMDKIEAHIQLCNNEATALQLEILAEQMPSMNQRIKDAYVNTREFVTFIEENLPDAKINFVSEELASQGFTPSVFSLDLPTKGNTDEEREAYKRALNLKLINLMITEIPEESKYCVSYGQLKGCYWTIPATSTQGTTKEGDKDYIARVAVSPNLNLELHKKVFSDFIKEI from the coding sequence ATGCACAACAACAATCTTTTTGACTATATAAAAAAAGTAGTAAATAACCTTCCAACAGACTGGTTAAACTTAACTACTCATAGATTAGATATCTATAATGAATCTCAAGCTAAAACTGAATTTTTAGAGCAATTTGAGAATTTATTTAAAAATGATAACGCAGATAAAATAGCTTTGAGTGAATTACCTACTGCTTATGATTATATCAGGTTAGGACATCCTTTATCTTCTGTCTTAGAATGGACAATCGCTCAGTTAAATAACATTGCATCTGAAAGAGTGATCTCTTTTTCTTCGGTAACAATTCCTTTCTTAGCTATCTTAAGGAAAAATTTATTTGATCAGAAAAAAACGTTACTTGTTTATAAAGATCAGTTACCTGATGTATTTAATGAAAGCATCATAAAAGAAGTTTATGGTTATAATTTTGAAGTTCAAAAAATAGCCGATCTAAATCATATCCCTGAATTCGACGGAAGTATCGTTCTTTTTTCTGAACAGGAAAACATTCACGAATTTGATTTCAATGTAAACGTTGATTTCTTTATAAATTCTACATCAGAACTCGGGAGTATTTTAGTTATTAAAGACGCATCAAATGAAGATTATGTTTCAGAGATTCAACATGTAAGAAGGAGAGAAACTATTGCCATGACTCCATCAAACACTTTAATTGTGTTACAAAATATTGTTGGAGTTTCACCTGAACTAGTTTCTTATAACACTAAAGCTAACAAGGCAAAAGTATTAAATACAATTGCTAATGTAACTGGTGTAAAAACAAAAGCTATTACAGGATCTAGCGGACTTTCAATTCAATATGCGATAATGATGGGATTAATTCATCATGCTATTGAAAATCATAAAGGTAAAGACATTAAAATTATAGTTCCACCGAATTGTTATGGTGGTACAAATGACCAAGCTAGAAGAGTTGCTGCTTGCTTAGATAATGTTGAAATTATGGATTTACCTGTAGATGGTGATAACGATATGGTAAAAAGTATTGATATTGTACTAACTAAAGTTACAGAGCTTGATGCAGTACCTTACATTATTGCTGAAATTCCGACTAATCCAAGAGTAGAAGTTCCAAATTTAGAAGAATTAAAATCGGTATTAAGTAAAAAACGTTTCAACGCTAATGGAATGCCAGCTGTTGAACCTGTTTTTATTTTAGACCAAACTTTTTGTCCGAATGTACACTTTTTAGGAGATAATGAAATGTTAGCTGATGTAAAAACGATAGCATATGTTAGTGGATCTAAATTTCCTAGTGGTGGAAAATGTACTGCAGGTTATTGTACAGCAAATACAAAAGCAGCTTTTTTAATGGACAAAATAGAAGCGCATATTCAACTTTGTAATAACGAAGCTACAGCTCTTCAATTAGAAATTTTAGCTGAACAAATGCCTTCGATGAATCAGAGAATTAAAGATGCTTATGTAAATACTCGTGAGTTTGTAACTTTTATTGAGGAAAACTTACCTGATGCAAAAATTAATTTTGTTTCAGAAGAATTAGCTTCTCAAGGTTTTACTCCATCTGTTTTCTCTCTAGATTTACCTACTAAAGGAAATACTGATGAAGAAAGAGAAGCTTATAAAAGAGCTTTGAACTTAAAGCTAATTAACTTGATGATTACCGAAATCCCTGAGGAAAGTAAATATTGTGTAAGTTATGGACAATTAAAAGGTTGTTATTGGACTATTCCTGCAACTTCTACTCAAGGAACGACTAAAGAAGGTGACAAGGATTATATTGCTCGTGTTGCAGTTTCTCCAAATCTTAATTTAGAATTACATAAAAAAGTTTTCTCAGATTTTATAAAAGAAATTTAA
- a CDS encoding PorP/SprF family type IX secretion system membrane protein produces the protein MKNLKRENNLIKLYTSCVLLFSLLLVSKLSAQQYPQFTQYTYNMNIINPAYAGIKNSLSINIMGRTQWVGVEGAPRTGTLGIHTPLGVKRAFGLGFSAIYTELGPLKETHLYGDLAYKLEVSNDGFLSFGLKFGTSIQSLNQSLLRFNSNESLNTVFNNRTEFNLGFGLFFSQEKFFISASIPNILNTNFFEVDSSLDNPNRVSRNSTVFLGSGYVFEISNSLKMKPAMMLRYSSTVPVALDVSNTAFIDEIFELGISYRIKESVALIAALNLNKNLRIGYSYDFSTGNSFNSNGSHEMMFLYDIDLRDRIRRTPKYF, from the coding sequence ATGAAGAATTTAAAAAGAGAAAATAACTTGATTAAACTTTATACAAGTTGTGTATTATTATTTAGCTTGCTTTTAGTGTCAAAACTAAGTGCACAACAATATCCTCAGTTTACTCAGTATACGTACAATATGAATATTATAAATCCTGCTTATGCAGGAATTAAAAATTCTTTAAGTATAAATATAATGGGAAGAACACAATGGGTTGGAGTAGAAGGAGCACCAAGAACAGGAACTTTAGGTATTCACACACCTTTGGGAGTAAAAAGAGCGTTCGGATTAGGTTTTTCTGCAATTTATACAGAATTAGGACCTTTAAAAGAAACTCATCTTTACGGAGATTTAGCCTACAAGTTGGAAGTTTCTAATGATGGTTTTTTGTCTTTTGGTTTGAAATTTGGAACATCAATCCAAAGTTTAAATCAATCGTTATTACGATTCAATTCTAATGAAAGTTTAAACACAGTTTTTAATAATAGAACAGAATTTAATTTAGGTTTTGGTTTGTTTTTTTCTCAAGAGAAATTCTTTATAAGTGCTTCTATTCCTAATATATTAAATACAAACTTTTTTGAAGTTGATTCTTCATTAGATAACCCAAACCGAGTTTCAAGGAATAGTACTGTATTTTTAGGTTCAGGTTATGTTTTTGAAATTAGCAATTCATTAAAAATGAAGCCAGCTATGATGTTACGATATTCTTCAACAGTACCAGTTGCATTAGATGTTTCAAATACCGCTTTTATTGATGAAATTTTTGAACTTGGAATATCATATCGAATTAAAGAGTCTGTCGCTTTAATAGCAGCTTTAAATTTGAATAAAAATTTGAGAATAGGATATTCATACGACTTTTCCACAGGAAATTCATTTAATAGTAATGGATCTCATGAAATGATGTTTTTATATGATATCGATTTAAGAGATAGGATTAGAAGAACTCCTAAATATTTTTAA